A single window of Pseudoduganella plicata DNA harbors:
- a CDS encoding VOC family protein produces MPHIAGIDHVQVAIPPGADDEARAFYGGVLGLAETPKPAPLNASGGMWFVTGTTQLHIGAQAGFVPAKKAHPAFVVADFDDYCALLRERGVLVREEPPVAGRRRAGIEDPFGNRIELIEAAC; encoded by the coding sequence ATGCCCCATATCGCCGGAATCGACCACGTACAGGTCGCCATCCCGCCAGGCGCCGACGACGAGGCACGGGCCTTTTACGGCGGCGTGCTGGGCCTGGCCGAAACGCCCAAGCCGGCGCCGCTGAACGCTTCAGGCGGCATGTGGTTCGTAACGGGTACGACGCAACTGCACATTGGCGCGCAGGCAGGCTTCGTCCCGGCGAAAAAGGCGCATCCCGCGTTTGTCGTCGCCGATTTCGACGACTATTGCGCGTTGCTGCGCGAGCGCGGCGTGCTTGTGCGCGAAGAACCACCAGTGGCTGGCAGGCGCCGGGCCGGCATCGAGGACCCGTTCGGTAATCGCATCGAGCTGATCGAGGCCGCGTGCTGA
- a CDS encoding SDR family oxidoreductase, whose product MKTVLITGCSSGFGLEIARYFLERDWNVVATMRRPADGILPSSPRLRVIPLDVTDPDSIERALAAAGPIDVLVNNAGIGALGALEGTAMSTVRTLFETNALGPIALTQAVLPQFRLRQAGVIVNVTSSVTLLPLPLLSAYTASKAAVNAFTESLALEVAQFNVRCHLVLPGRSPETRFGENARPHMDGAIPDAYASFAKQVFDGRAQSTAVTHAADVAEAVWQAVTDPAAPMRIPAGADAVAIAGLR is encoded by the coding sequence ATGAAAACCGTTCTGATCACTGGCTGTTCGTCCGGCTTCGGCCTTGAAATCGCCCGCTATTTCCTCGAGCGGGACTGGAACGTCGTCGCCACGATGCGCAGGCCCGCCGACGGCATCCTGCCTTCCTCTCCACGGCTGCGCGTGATTCCGTTGGACGTGACGGACCCGGACAGTATCGAGCGTGCCCTTGCTGCGGCAGGCCCGATCGACGTACTGGTCAACAACGCGGGCATCGGCGCGCTGGGTGCGCTGGAGGGCACCGCCATGTCGACGGTCCGCACCCTGTTCGAGACCAACGCGCTGGGCCCGATCGCACTGACACAGGCCGTGCTGCCCCAGTTCCGGCTGCGTCAGGCAGGTGTGATCGTCAACGTGACGTCGAGCGTGACGTTGCTGCCGCTGCCGCTGCTGTCTGCCTACACGGCCAGCAAAGCGGCCGTGAATGCGTTTACCGAGTCGCTGGCGCTGGAAGTGGCGCAGTTCAATGTGCGCTGTCACCTCGTATTGCCGGGGCGGTCTCCCGAAACGCGCTTCGGTGAAAACGCCCGGCCGCATATGGACGGGGCGATTCCCGACGCATATGCGTCCTTCGCGAAGCAGGTATTCGACGGTCGGGCGCAATCGACCGCCGTCACGCATGCTGCGGACGTGGCCGAAGCCGTATGGCAGGCAGTGACCGACCCGGCCGCGCCGATGCGCATCCCGGCAGGGGCCGACGCTGTCGCCATCGCCGGGTTACGCTGA
- a CDS encoding glycosyltransferase family 2 protein, giving the protein MPRHDRFPFPRVAVLVPCYNEATTIAAIVRDFRAALPAARIYVFDNNSTDDTVRIAQAAGAVVRHVPAQGKGSVVRRMFADVEADAYIMVDGDDTYDASAAPRMVARLLQEGLDMVVGSRVTHEQAAYRFGHRFGNRLLTGCVSMLFGRTFSDILSGYRVFSRRYVKSFAAHSTGFEIETELTVHALELRMPVMEVETVYKSRPEGSFSKLSTYRDGARILLTILRLFKSEKPLGFYSLGFVICVLLSLGLAVPLVLTFLETGLVPRLPTAVLCTALMLFGIVLLTCGIILDAVTKGRIEQKRFAYLAVPAAWIEPEPTTNRSTAAAA; this is encoded by the coding sequence ATGCCGCGTCATGACCGATTCCCCTTCCCCCGCGTTGCCGTGCTGGTGCCCTGCTATAACGAGGCGACCACCATTGCCGCCATCGTGCGCGACTTCCGCGCCGCGCTGCCGGCTGCACGCATCTACGTGTTCGACAATAATTCGACCGACGACACGGTCCGTATCGCGCAGGCCGCCGGCGCCGTCGTGCGCCACGTGCCGGCTCAGGGCAAGGGCTCGGTGGTGCGCCGCATGTTCGCCGATGTCGAAGCGGACGCCTACATCATGGTCGACGGCGACGACACCTACGATGCAAGCGCCGCGCCGCGCATGGTCGCGCGCCTGCTGCAGGAAGGGCTGGACATGGTGGTCGGCAGCCGCGTCACGCACGAACAGGCTGCGTACCGCTTCGGCCACCGCTTCGGCAACCGCCTGCTGACGGGATGCGTGTCGATGCTGTTCGGCCGCACGTTCAGCGATATCCTGTCCGGGTACCGGGTTTTCTCGCGCCGCTACGTCAAATCGTTCGCCGCCCATTCGACCGGCTTTGAAATCGAAACGGAACTGACGGTGCACGCACTGGAGCTGCGCATGCCGGTGATGGAAGTGGAGACGGTCTACAAGTCGCGTCCGGAAGGCTCGTTCAGCAAACTCAGTACCTATCGCGACGGCGCCCGCATCCTCTTGACGATCCTGCGCCTGTTCAAGTCGGAAAAGCCGCTGGGCTTTTATTCGCTCGGCTTCGTCATCTGTGTCCTGCTGTCGCTCGGCCTGGCCGTACCGCTCGTGCTGACGTTCCTGGAAACGGGCCTGGTGCCGCGCCTGCCGACGGCCGTGCTGTGCACGGCGCTGATGCTGTTCGGGATCGTGCTGCTCACGTGCGGCATCATTCTCGACGCTGTCACGAAGGGACGTATCGAGCAGAAGCGCTTTGCCTACCTGGCAGTGCCGGCCGCGTGGATCGAGCCGGAACCGACGACGAACCGCTCCACTGCGGCGGCCGCGTGA
- a CDS encoding glycosyltransferase 87 family protein, translated as MRASAVARLEAWFGRRCAPLNTPGAWRKAAWLAPLVFGCVSLLLGQDDGWDMKNYHLYNAYAALHGRIGFDLAPGQWQSYFNPTLDILYYLLVTHLPGPVAGFIMGALHGLNFILVLAIAGQVLDRLGPADRWRVPLLLAIGGMCSVGFLSEVGNSMGDNMTSLLVLAPVWLLLRGWDLLHAPRGGNALALGAGLLMGLGAGLKLTNATYAVGLCVALFAIGVPWLARLRLAFLFGVAVLGGLAVTAGWWFLTMWREFGNPLFPQFNNIFRSPLAQTHGVIDFYHTPQTIWEALTWPIFFTLHFERVSELIFRQLIWPVVYLLFIAFAVRLLWRRGAAALPAPRERFLLVFFVVAFVAWTKLFGVHRYLVPIELLAPLVAWLLLHRLLPAAGARRAAGWVLVVCSLIVFPFGTWGHTDWTRQSLRADVPTFAQPDQTVLVTGLAHPPLGWMVAFFPPEVKVVALAGGFPETPAWVARIRKALDERRGPHYAMVQGAIDEQKDRLAARLAWADRLGLTRDDSGCRRLDWLTKKVRLRVQLAPPMAGEGRACTLVSQPKYVMDVAAENAATVARVGQNLAHYGLSIQAGACRTYNAYIGAEAKPYLLCPLEKTQLLP; from the coding sequence ATGCGCGCGTCCGCAGTCGCCAGGCTGGAGGCCTGGTTCGGGCGTCGCTGCGCGCCCCTGAATACGCCGGGGGCGTGGCGCAAGGCCGCATGGCTGGCGCCGCTGGTCTTCGGCTGCGTGTCGCTGCTGCTGGGGCAGGACGACGGCTGGGACATGAAGAACTACCACCTGTACAACGCGTACGCCGCGCTGCATGGGCGTATCGGCTTCGACCTGGCGCCGGGCCAGTGGCAAAGCTACTTCAATCCCACGCTGGATATCCTGTACTACCTGCTGGTGACGCACCTGCCCGGGCCCGTGGCGGGCTTCATCATGGGAGCGCTGCACGGCCTCAATTTCATCCTGGTGCTGGCGATTGCCGGCCAGGTGCTGGACCGTCTGGGGCCGGCGGACCGCTGGCGCGTGCCGCTGCTGCTGGCCATCGGCGGCATGTGCAGCGTCGGCTTCTTGTCCGAAGTGGGCAATTCGATGGGCGATAACATGACGTCGCTGCTGGTATTGGCGCCCGTCTGGCTGCTGCTGCGCGGATGGGACCTCCTGCACGCGCCGCGCGGCGGCAATGCGCTGGCGCTGGGCGCCGGCCTGCTGATGGGTCTTGGCGCGGGACTCAAGCTGACCAATGCAACCTATGCGGTCGGGCTATGCGTGGCGCTGTTCGCCATCGGCGTGCCCTGGCTGGCACGCCTGCGGCTGGCCTTCCTGTTCGGCGTGGCCGTGCTGGGCGGCCTTGCCGTCACGGCAGGGTGGTGGTTCCTGACGATGTGGCGAGAATTCGGCAACCCGCTGTTCCCGCAATTTAACAACATCTTCCGGAGCCCGCTGGCGCAGACGCATGGCGTCATCGACTTTTATCACACGCCGCAGACCATCTGGGAAGCGCTGACGTGGCCGATCTTCTTCACGCTGCATTTCGAGCGCGTCTCCGAGCTGATCTTCCGCCAGCTGATCTGGCCCGTGGTCTACCTGCTGTTCATCGCGTTTGCCGTGCGGCTGCTGTGGCGCCGCGGCGCTGCCGCGCTGCCGGCGCCGCGCGAGCGCTTCCTGCTGGTGTTTTTTGTCGTCGCCTTTGTGGCCTGGACCAAGCTGTTCGGGGTACACCGCTACCTGGTGCCCATCGAGCTGCTGGCACCGCTGGTGGCGTGGCTGCTGCTGCACCGGCTGCTGCCGGCCGCGGGCGCGCGGCGCGCCGCAGGCTGGGTGCTGGTCGTGTGCTCGCTGATCGTCTTCCCGTTCGGAACGTGGGGGCATACGGATTGGACGCGCCAGAGCCTGCGCGCCGACGTGCCCACGTTTGCGCAGCCGGACCAGACGGTGCTGGTGACGGGACTGGCGCATCCGCCTCTGGGCTGGATGGTCGCGTTCTTCCCACCCGAGGTCAAGGTCGTCGCGCTCGCGGGCGGCTTCCCCGAAACGCCGGCCTGGGTGGCTCGCATTCGCAAGGCGCTGGACGAGCGCCGCGGTCCGCACTATGCCATGGTACAGGGTGCCATCGACGAACAGAAGGACCGCCTGGCGGCACGCCTGGCCTGGGCCGACCGGCTCGGACTGACGCGCGATGACAGCGGCTGCCGCCGCCTGGACTGGCTGACGAAGAAGGTGCGCCTGCGGGTGCAACTCGCACCGCCGATGGCCGGAGAGGGCCGTGCCTGCACGCTCGTTTCGCAGCCGAAGTACGTGATGGACGTGGCGGCGGAGAATGCCGCCACGGTGGCGCGCGTCGGCCAGAACCTGGCGCACTACGGCCTGTCAATCCAGGCCGGCGCATGCCGGACCTACAACGCCTACATCGGCGCCGAGGCCAAGCCTTACCTGCTGTGTCCTCTGGAGAAGACTCAGCTGCTGCCGTAA
- a CDS encoding DUF4242 domain-containing protein, which translates to MPRYMVERIFPDGLNIPVDASGAEALGKVVATNSEQGVTWVHSYVSDDKTRTFCIYDAPTPDAIRQVAERNGLPVKAITEVSVLAPYFYH; encoded by the coding sequence ATGCCCCGCTACATGGTGGAACGCATTTTTCCCGACGGTCTGAATATCCCCGTGGACGCCAGCGGTGCCGAAGCGCTGGGCAAGGTGGTCGCGACCAACAGCGAACAGGGCGTGACCTGGGTGCACTCCTATGTCAGCGACGACAAGACCCGCACCTTCTGCATCTACGATGCCCCCACGCCAGACGCCATCCGCCAGGTCGCCGAGCGCAACGGGTTGCCCGTCAAGGCAATCACCGAAGTATCGGTGCTGGCGCCCTACTTTTACCACTGA
- a CDS encoding hybrid sensor histidine kinase/response regulator, with the protein MNNSTQPDEKLSEEPNEKPKEIRRAPTGYEQRFDLLVASITDYAIYMLDTEGHVSSWNAGAQRFKGYEAQDIIGQHFSRFYTDEDKATGLPQRALRAAREEGRFEGEGWRVRKDGTRFWASVVIDPIRTPDGTLVGFAKITRDITERMTAQEALRESEQRFRLLVQGVTDYALYMLSPEGIITNWNAGAQRIKGYAEREVVGTHYRRFFTEEDRAAGLPEQAIETATRTGRYESEGWRVRRDGSRFYAHAVLDAIHDEAGDLLGFAKITRDITEQRKAAQSLEQTRSALFQAQKMEAIGQLTGGIAHDFNNLLAVLSSGIDILHAQQPGSTAGRVLDSMRRAVERGALLTQQLLAFARQQPLAAATHQINTLVGAFEPVLRRASGPQVSFLFDLSPRLASVSVDEARFEATILNLVVNARDAMPEGGTLTLETRNVDLKNNEVGALPAGQYVRVTVRDTGTGMSPEVVARAFEPFFTTKPVGKGTGLGLSQVYGFIAQSGGDVIIETALGEGTAISLYLPAVAEAGPVDAGLPSLRSERVLIAEDDKLVMAVACELFETMGYDVVTAPDGVAALRILERDTAIDVLFTDLMMPNGMTGLDLARAARARHPAMKIIIASGYPQAALQQEQPGSTEFSFVGKPYRLADLARHLRATS; encoded by the coding sequence ATGAATAATTCCACCCAGCCAGACGAGAAGCTCAGCGAGGAGCCCAACGAGAAGCCCAAGGAGATCCGGCGCGCGCCGACCGGCTACGAACAACGGTTCGATCTCCTCGTTGCCAGCATCACGGATTACGCGATCTACATGCTCGATACGGAGGGCCACGTCAGCAGCTGGAACGCGGGCGCCCAGCGTTTCAAGGGGTATGAAGCGCAAGACATCATCGGCCAGCACTTCTCGCGTTTTTACACGGACGAGGACAAGGCCACCGGCCTGCCCCAACGGGCGCTGCGTGCCGCGCGCGAGGAAGGGCGCTTCGAAGGCGAAGGCTGGCGCGTGCGCAAGGACGGCACGCGCTTCTGGGCCAGCGTCGTCATCGATCCGATCCGCACGCCGGACGGCACCCTGGTCGGCTTCGCCAAGATCACGCGCGACATCACCGAACGCATGACGGCGCAGGAAGCGCTGCGCGAAAGCGAGCAGCGCTTCCGCCTGCTGGTGCAGGGCGTCACCGACTACGCGCTGTACATGCTCTCGCCCGAAGGCATTATCACGAACTGGAACGCGGGCGCGCAGCGCATCAAGGGTTATGCGGAGCGCGAGGTCGTCGGCACCCACTACCGGCGCTTCTTCACCGAAGAGGATCGAGCCGCCGGGTTGCCGGAACAGGCAATCGAAACGGCCACGCGGACGGGCCGCTACGAGAGCGAAGGGTGGCGCGTGCGCCGCGACGGCTCGCGCTTCTACGCCCATGCGGTGCTGGACGCGATCCACGACGAAGCGGGCGATCTGCTTGGTTTCGCCAAGATCACGCGCGACATCACGGAGCAGCGCAAGGCCGCGCAATCGCTGGAACAGACCCGCAGCGCGCTGTTCCAGGCGCAGAAGATGGAAGCGATCGGCCAGCTGACGGGCGGCATCGCCCATGACTTCAACAATCTGCTTGCCGTGCTGTCGAGCGGGATCGACATCCTGCATGCGCAGCAGCCGGGCAGTACGGCGGGCCGGGTACTGGACAGCATGCGCCGGGCCGTGGAGCGTGGGGCGCTGCTGACGCAGCAGCTGCTGGCGTTTGCGCGCCAGCAGCCGCTGGCCGCCGCCACGCACCAGATCAACACACTGGTGGGCGCATTCGAGCCCGTGCTGCGCCGCGCCAGCGGACCGCAGGTGTCCTTTCTGTTCGACCTGTCGCCGCGCCTTGCCAGCGTCTCCGTCGACGAGGCGCGCTTCGAGGCCACGATACTGAACCTCGTCGTCAATGCGCGCGACGCAATGCCCGAGGGCGGCACGCTGACGCTGGAAACGCGCAATGTCGACCTCAAGAACAACGAGGTGGGCGCGCTCCCGGCCGGCCAGTACGTGCGCGTGACAGTGCGCGATACCGGCACGGGCATGTCGCCGGAAGTGGTGGCGCGCGCCTTCGAGCCCTTCTTCACGACCAAGCCGGTAGGCAAGGGCACGGGGCTGGGATTGTCCCAGGTGTACGGTTTCATCGCCCAGTCGGGCGGCGATGTGATCATCGAGACGGCGCTGGGCGAGGGCACGGCCATCAGCCTGTACCTGCCGGCGGTCGCGGAGGCCGGGCCCGTGGATGCCGGGCTGCCGTCGCTGCGCAGCGAACGCGTGCTGATCGCCGAGGACGACAAGCTGGTGATGGCGGTCGCCTGCGAGCTGTTCGAGACGATGGGCTATGACGTGGTGACGGCGCCGGACGGCGTCGCGGCGCTGCGCATCCTGGAGCGCGACACGGCGATCGACGTCCTGTTCACCGACCTGATGATGCCCAACGGGATGACCGGGCTGGATCTGGCCAGGGCGGCGCGGGCGCGTCATCCGGCGATGAAGATCATTATCGCGTCGGGCTACCCGCAGGCGGCGCTGCAGCAGGAACAGCCGGGCAGCACGGAATTCTCGTTCGTGGGCAAACCATACCGGCTTGCCGACCTGGCCCGCCACCTGCGCGCCACCAGCTGA
- a CDS encoding AraC family transcriptional regulator has protein sequence MIDPLAEAVTLLQPHARFSKVVSAAGPWRVRRRELHQPFYCAILEGACLLQVPDHDPIALLQGDFVLVPSACGFTISGVAPPPAESADSVPTLLPNGEFRHGPVDARADVQMLLGYCTFDSPDAALLVSLLPQLVHVRGEPRLATLVCLVGDESRAERPAREEVLSRLLEVMLIEALRSAAGTVASPGLLRGLADERLAMALRRIHEDVARPWTVAQLAQEAALSRSAFFERFSRALGVAPMTYLLAWRMALAKRLLRQREAGIAAIAERVGYGSASAFSVAFARHVGLPPGRYLREQGAVSGKSRAPAPILR, from the coding sequence ATGATCGACCCGCTGGCCGAAGCGGTCACGCTGCTGCAGCCGCATGCCCGCTTTTCCAAAGTCGTCAGCGCCGCCGGGCCCTGGCGCGTGCGCCGCCGCGAGCTCCATCAGCCGTTTTACTGCGCGATCCTCGAAGGCGCGTGCCTGCTGCAAGTGCCAGACCACGATCCCATTGCTCTGTTGCAGGGTGATTTTGTGCTGGTTCCGTCCGCCTGCGGCTTCACCATCTCGGGCGTGGCACCGCCGCCGGCGGAGTCCGCGGACAGCGTGCCGACGCTGCTGCCGAACGGCGAATTCCGCCACGGCCCGGTCGATGCGCGGGCGGACGTGCAGATGCTGCTCGGCTACTGCACGTTCGATTCGCCCGATGCGGCACTGCTGGTGTCGCTGCTGCCGCAGCTGGTGCACGTACGCGGCGAACCGCGCCTGGCAACGCTAGTATGCCTGGTGGGGGACGAGTCGCGCGCCGAGCGGCCAGCGCGCGAGGAAGTGCTGTCGCGCCTGCTGGAAGTGATGCTGATCGAAGCACTGCGGTCCGCGGCAGGCACGGTGGCGTCACCGGGTTTGCTGCGCGGCCTGGCGGACGAGCGCCTGGCAATGGCGCTGCGCCGCATCCACGAGGATGTGGCAAGACCCTGGACGGTCGCCCAGCTGGCGCAGGAAGCGGCCCTGTCGCGCTCGGCGTTTTTCGAACGTTTCAGCCGGGCGTTGGGCGTTGCGCCGATGACTTACCTGCTGGCGTGGCGGATGGCGCTGGCCAAGCGCCTGCTGCGGCAACGGGAAGCGGGCATCGCCGCTATCGCCGAACGCGTTGGCTACGGTTCCGCCAGCGCGTTCAGTGTCGCGTTCGCCCGGCACGTGGGACTGCCGCCCGGGCGCTATCTGCGCGAGCAGGGCGCCGTCAGTGGTAAAAGTAGGGCGCCAGCACCGATACTTCGGTGA
- a CDS encoding methyl-accepting chemotaxis protein translates to MNILSNMKIGRRLALGFALVLLLSIGTTIVGVFKLNAVADAAEQMLDEPVRKERLITDWSSNIAIAVIRTSAIIRSSDPTLGQFFAKHTKETNEKAAVYMKQAEAMLTTPEEKQALAKMMEVRGAYVSGRNEAIRLKSEGKPEESNEVHDRVYIPAAEAYQASMAALVKIQRDRIDALRHQIQDIKTESRRIVMLLGCLSVAFGVVCAWWLTRSITVPVTAAVALARRVAAGDLTSCPEAGSQDEIGELQNALKHMNDHLLGLVREIRSGSDAIASASSDIAAGNADLSVRTEEQAGTLEETASSMEELTSTVTHSAANARQAATLATSASDVASRGGAVVSQVVQTMASINESSKKIADIIGVIDSIAFQTNILALNAAVEAARAGEQGRGFAVVATEVRSLAHRSAAAAKEIKQLITDSVARVDDGARLVDQAGSTMNDIVDSVKRVADIIGEITMATEEQTAGIGQINQAIAQMDQVTQQNAAMVEQAATASEAMQEQAAHLAGIVSIFKLDTTQQVASAAPGHALAVPRLQLA, encoded by the coding sequence ATGAACATTTTGTCCAACATGAAAATCGGGCGCCGGCTGGCGCTCGGATTTGCCCTTGTCCTGCTGCTGTCCATCGGCACCACCATCGTCGGCGTCTTCAAACTGAACGCCGTGGCGGACGCCGCCGAGCAGATGCTCGACGAGCCGGTCAGGAAAGAACGCCTGATCACCGACTGGAGCAGCAATATCGCCATTGCGGTGATCCGCACGTCGGCAATCATCCGCAGCAGCGACCCCACGCTGGGGCAGTTCTTCGCGAAGCACACGAAGGAAACCAACGAGAAGGCCGCCGTCTACATGAAGCAGGCGGAAGCGATGCTGACGACGCCGGAAGAAAAGCAGGCCCTGGCGAAAATGATGGAAGTGCGCGGCGCCTATGTGAGCGGCCGTAACGAGGCAATCAGGCTCAAGAGTGAGGGCAAGCCGGAGGAATCGAACGAAGTGCACGACCGGGTGTATATCCCCGCCGCGGAGGCGTATCAGGCCAGCATGGCAGCGCTGGTCAAGATCCAGCGCGACCGCATCGATGCCCTCCGGCACCAGATTCAGGACATCAAGACGGAAAGCCGCCGCATCGTGATGCTGCTTGGCTGCCTGTCGGTTGCCTTTGGTGTCGTCTGCGCATGGTGGCTGACGCGCAGCATCACCGTCCCGGTTACCGCTGCTGTCGCGCTCGCACGGCGCGTGGCGGCGGGCGACCTGACGTCCTGCCCGGAAGCCGGCTCCCAGGACGAGATCGGCGAACTGCAGAATGCCCTGAAGCACATGAACGATCACCTGCTGGGGCTGGTGCGCGAGATCCGCAGCGGCTCCGATGCGATCGCCAGCGCGTCGTCGGACATCGCCGCGGGCAATGCCGACCTGTCGGTCCGCACGGAAGAGCAGGCCGGCACCCTCGAGGAAACCGCCTCGTCGATGGAAGAGCTGACGTCGACCGTGACGCACAGTGCCGCCAATGCACGCCAGGCCGCCACCCTGGCGACGTCCGCCAGCGACGTGGCCAGCCGCGGAGGCGCGGTGGTATCGCAGGTCGTGCAGACGATGGCGTCGATCAACGAGTCGTCCAAGAAGATCGCCGACATCATCGGTGTCATCGACAGCATTGCATTCCAGACCAATATCCTGGCGCTGAACGCAGCGGTCGAGGCGGCGCGTGCCGGCGAGCAGGGACGCGGTTTCGCGGTGGTGGCCACGGAAGTGCGCAGCCTGGCCCACCGCTCGGCAGCGGCAGCCAAGGAAATCAAGCAGCTCATCACGGACTCGGTAGCGCGGGTGGACGATGGCGCGCGGCTGGTCGATCAGGCTGGCTCGACCATGAACGACATCGTGGACAGCGTCAAGCGCGTTGCCGACATCATCGGCGAGATCACCATGGCCACCGAGGAGCAGACCGCCGGCATCGGCCAGATCAACCAGGCGATCGCGCAGATGGACCAGGTGACGCAGCAGAATGCGGCAATGGTGGAGCAGGCAGCCACGGCATCGGAAGCGATGCAGGAACAGGCCGCGCACCTGGCCGGGATTGTCAGCATCTTCAAGCTTGACACGACGCAGCAAGTCGCGTCCGCCGCGCCGGGGCACGCCCTCGCGGTGCCACGTCTGCAGCTGGCCTGA